A portion of the Rhodococcus pseudokoreensis genome contains these proteins:
- a CDS encoding Isoniazid-inducible protein iniA: MNATLESSAATAPVRPNLPAETTASMTALLSQLAALTRTAGRGDLLTRLSHTESRLADPRTRVVVLGLTDKGVSSVAGALVDADVSATARSRHEPVVVEYGPVAPDPDSTVTLPHDLLAEGLVLVDAPGFSGHAPARAADTLALVPTADAVLFVSDASQEYTEPEVALLTQVHKLCPMVICVVNKIDFYPRWADIQKANRTHLQNADLALPLLPVSALMHADALEAGDDALDVESGIPQLVDYLRTQVVAKADVVLRNSVIADVRTVTDHLSLSLSAELDTLRDPQRGAALVEQMTRARAAADQLRQRSANWQYTLADGAIELMTDIEHDLRHRLRTVIRAAEEDIGKSDPAPRWEEFGSWLDGEIASCVRENFVMAHTRSQDLALSVAGRFAEDGKVPVPALRIDNVDHVLEPVNTLESLESAQGFTQRVLSSMRGSYGGVLMVGLVTSLAGLALVNPFSIGAGVLLGANTYREDRKARTARRQAEAKVAVSRLMDDVIFQVGKESKQRLREVQRVLRDHFTDLANEMLRSVDDSLRAATEASKMHDDHRATRSAQIRTELDTLRQIRMQAAGFAGQVAA; this comes from the coding sequence ATGAACGCCACCCTCGAATCCTCAGCCGCCACCGCACCTGTGCGCCCGAATCTTCCCGCCGAGACCACTGCGTCGATGACGGCGCTGCTGTCGCAGTTGGCGGCGCTGACCCGGACGGCGGGTCGCGGCGATCTCCTGACCCGGCTGTCGCACACCGAGTCTCGCCTCGCCGATCCGCGGACGCGGGTCGTGGTGCTCGGTCTGACCGACAAGGGTGTCAGTTCCGTGGCGGGCGCGCTCGTCGACGCGGACGTGTCGGCGACGGCACGGTCGCGGCACGAACCGGTGGTGGTCGAGTACGGACCGGTCGCGCCGGATCCGGATTCGACGGTCACCCTCCCCCACGACCTGCTCGCGGAGGGTCTGGTGCTGGTCGACGCGCCCGGCTTCTCCGGTCACGCCCCGGCGCGCGCGGCGGACACGCTGGCACTGGTCCCCACGGCGGATGCGGTGCTGTTCGTCTCCGATGCGAGTCAGGAATACACCGAACCCGAGGTCGCCCTGCTCACGCAGGTGCACAAGCTGTGCCCGATGGTGATCTGCGTCGTCAACAAGATCGATTTCTATCCGCGGTGGGCAGACATCCAGAAGGCCAACCGCACGCACTTGCAGAATGCGGATCTCGCGCTGCCGTTGCTGCCGGTGTCCGCGCTGATGCACGCGGACGCTCTCGAGGCGGGCGACGACGCGCTCGACGTCGAATCCGGCATTCCTCAGCTGGTCGACTATCTTCGCACCCAGGTGGTCGCGAAAGCGGATGTCGTGCTCCGCAATTCGGTGATCGCCGACGTTCGCACCGTCACCGACCACCTGTCGCTGTCGCTGAGCGCCGAACTGGACACGTTGCGTGATCCGCAGCGCGGCGCCGCACTCGTCGAACAGATGACCCGGGCCCGCGCGGCGGCGGATCAGCTCCGGCAGCGATCCGCGAACTGGCAGTACACGCTGGCCGACGGCGCGATCGAATTGATGACGGACATCGAGCACGACCTGCGACATCGGCTGCGCACCGTCATCCGCGCGGCGGAGGAGGACATCGGCAAGTCCGACCCGGCACCACGGTGGGAGGAGTTCGGTTCCTGGCTCGACGGCGAGATCGCGTCGTGTGTGCGGGAGAACTTCGTGATGGCGCACACCCGTTCGCAGGACCTGGCGCTGTCGGTCGCGGGGCGCTTCGCGGAGGACGGCAAGGTCCCGGTTCCCGCGCTGCGCATCGACAATGTGGATCACGTGCTCGAACCCGTGAACACGCTCGAATCCCTGGAGAGTGCACAGGGTTTCACGCAGCGCGTCCTGTCCAGCATGCGCGGGTCGTACGGCGGTGTGCTGATGGTCGGTCTCGTCACGAGCCTGGCCGGCCTGGCCCTGGTGAACCCCTTCTCGATCGGCGCGGGAGTACTGCTCGGCGCCAACACGTATCGCGAGGACCGCAAGGCGCGCACCGCCCGCAGGCAGGCGGAGGCGAAGGTGGCGGTGTCGCGACTGATGGACGACGTGATCTTCCAGGTGGGGAAGGAATCGAAGCAGCGACTGCGAGAGGTGCAACGCGTCCTGCGCGACCACTTCACCGACCTGGCGAACGAGATGCTCCGTTCCGTCGACGATTCGCTGCGCGCGGCGACCGAGGCGTCGAAGATGCACGACGATCACCGTGCGACGCGGTCGGCGCAGATCCGCACCGAACTCGACACGTTGCGGCAGATCCGAATGCAGGCCGCAGGATTCGCGGGGCAGGTGGCGGCATGA